From Pseudomonas poae, the proteins below share one genomic window:
- a CDS encoding cation:dicarboxylase symporter family transporter: MSTTQKKPFYKDLTFQVVAAMVLGIAFGFLAPELAAKFKILGDIFLKLIKTAVAPLVFFTVVHGIASAGDIKRVGKVGLRALIYFEVVSTIALAIGLVWGNLLEIGSSMHNAHPSSAAAAAASAAVAKGHAPASTMDFLYGIFPDNFVGAFAGGQLLQVLVISVLFGFALLALKPERRSVIEDGLSRISECFFEFINLIMKFAPLGAFGSVAYAVGSNGTAVLMSLANLVLMFYVCIAFFIFVVLGAVCRVSGFSLWRFLKYIKDEIFIVLGTASSESALPRLLQKLEKFGCSKQSVGLVLPTGYAFNLDGTSIYMSLCVLFIANAYGVPLSWEQQLGIIAIMLVTSKGAAAVSGGSFVVFAATVTAIGVLPAEGLALLFGVYRFMSMAIATCNTIGNSVATVVVSKWSGEFSEQTAQVEYERVLGRPAGAAL, translated from the coding sequence ATGTCCACGACGCAGAAAAAACCGTTCTACAAGGACCTGACGTTTCAGGTCGTCGCAGCAATGGTTCTGGGGATTGCCTTTGGCTTCCTGGCACCTGAGCTGGCTGCCAAATTCAAAATCCTCGGCGACATCTTTCTCAAACTGATCAAGACCGCCGTAGCGCCACTGGTGTTCTTCACTGTGGTGCACGGTATCGCGTCGGCGGGAGACATCAAACGTGTGGGTAAGGTTGGCCTGCGCGCGCTGATTTACTTCGAGGTGGTGTCCACCATCGCCCTGGCCATCGGCCTTGTGTGGGGCAATCTGCTGGAAATCGGCTCCAGCATGCATAACGCCCACCCCAGCAGTGCGGCGGCCGCGGCGGCCAGTGCAGCTGTGGCCAAGGGGCACGCTCCGGCATCGACCATGGACTTTTTATACGGGATATTCCCCGACAACTTCGTCGGCGCCTTCGCCGGTGGGCAGTTGCTTCAAGTGCTGGTTATTTCGGTTCTGTTTGGCTTCGCCCTGCTTGCCCTGAAGCCGGAACGCCGTTCAGTCATTGAGGATGGCTTGAGTCGTATCTCCGAATGCTTCTTCGAGTTCATCAACCTGATCATGAAGTTCGCCCCACTCGGCGCATTCGGTTCCGTCGCCTACGCCGTGGGCAGCAACGGCACAGCGGTGTTGATGTCGCTGGCCAACCTGGTGTTGATGTTCTACGTGTGTATCGCGTTCTTTATCTTCGTGGTGCTGGGTGCGGTGTGCCGAGTTTCCGGCTTTAGCCTCTGGCGCTTCTTGAAGTACATCAAGGATGAAATCTTCATCGTGCTAGGCACTGCCTCATCAGAAAGCGCCCTGCCACGCCTGCTGCAAAAACTTGAAAAATTCGGTTGTTCGAAACAGAGCGTGGGCCTGGTATTGCCCACAGGTTATGCGTTCAACCTGGATGGCACCTCGATCTATATGTCGTTGTGCGTGCTGTTTATCGCCAATGCCTATGGTGTGCCCCTGAGCTGGGAACAACAGTTGGGCATCATCGCTATTATGCTCGTCACGTCCAAGGGCGCAGCGGCCGTCTCCGGGGGCAGTTTCGTGGTATTCGCGGCCACTGTCACAGCCATCGGTGTGCTGCCGGCTGAAGGTCTTGCCCTGCTGTTTGGCGTTTACCGCTTCATGTCCATGGCGATCGCCACCTGCAACACCATCGGCAATAGCGTCGCCACGGTGGTGGTCTCCAAATGGTCGGGCGAGTTCTCAGAGCAGACAGCGCAGGTTGAGTATGAACGTGTCCTTGGACGCCCCGCAGGCGCTGCCCTTTAA
- a CDS encoding adenylosuccinate lyase family protein yields MSSTVFDSALFRDMFGTAEMRGVFSDQALIKRYIEVEVALARAEARCGVIPAEAAEQIAALATYESLDLALMQHETEIVGYPILPLVEQLSKTCGEAGRYVHWGATTQDIMDTAVVLQVRAALAIVERDIQVVRGLLADLAQRYRDTPMAGRTHLQHALPITFGYKCAVWLSMFDRHAERLVELRPRVEIGQFAGAAGTLASLGDKGLDVQEALMAELGLGVPQATWHVARDGLAETLNFLGLVTGSLGKIALDIMMMMTSELGEVYEPFVKGRGASSTMPQKRNPISCELMYAAAKGVRQHAGLMLDAMIQDFERSTGPWQAEWIAIPEAFALSAASLGQAKFMLAGLEVRPERMRKNLDMTQGLIVAEAVMMGLAPALGRQVAHDVVYAACRMANDQGTSLLDALLAQGEATAQLDLVELQRLTDPANYLGLAPQMVDIALARPGAVKR; encoded by the coding sequence ATGTCCAGCACCGTCTTCGACTCCGCCCTTTTTCGCGATATGTTTGGCACTGCCGAAATGCGCGGCGTGTTCTCCGACCAAGCCCTGATCAAACGCTACATCGAAGTGGAAGTGGCCTTGGCCCGCGCTGAAGCGCGTTGTGGGGTGATTCCGGCAGAGGCCGCCGAGCAAATCGCCGCCCTGGCCACCTATGAATCCCTTGATCTGGCGTTGATGCAGCACGAAACCGAAATCGTCGGTTACCCGATCCTGCCGTTAGTGGAGCAACTGTCGAAAACCTGCGGCGAAGCCGGGCGCTACGTGCACTGGGGCGCGACTACCCAAGACATCATGGACACGGCGGTGGTCCTGCAAGTACGCGCAGCCCTGGCGATCGTCGAGCGTGACATCCAGGTTGTGCGCGGGTTGCTGGCCGACCTGGCCCAGCGTTATCGCGATACCCCGATGGCAGGCCGCACGCACCTGCAACACGCCCTGCCCATCACGTTTGGCTACAAGTGCGCGGTCTGGCTGAGCATGTTCGACCGCCATGCCGAACGGCTGGTGGAATTGCGCCCCCGAGTCGAAATCGGTCAGTTCGCCGGCGCGGCAGGCACCTTGGCCTCCTTGGGCGACAAAGGCCTGGACGTGCAAGAGGCACTGATGGCCGAACTCGGTCTCGGTGTGCCGCAGGCAACCTGGCACGTGGCCCGGGACGGGCTCGCAGAAACGCTTAACTTCCTGGGCCTGGTCACCGGTTCTCTCGGCAAGATCGCGCTGGACATCATGATGATGATGACCAGCGAGCTGGGCGAAGTTTACGAGCCCTTCGTCAAGGGCCGTGGCGCCAGCAGTACCATGCCGCAAAAACGCAATCCGATTTCCTGCGAACTGATGTACGCCGCCGCCAAAGGTGTGCGTCAGCACGCCGGGCTGATGCTTGATGCCATGATCCAGGACTTCGAGCGCTCCACGGGTCCGTGGCAGGCGGAGTGGATCGCCATCCCCGAAGCCTTCGCCTTGAGCGCAGCGTCCCTGGGCCAGGCCAAGTTCATGCTCGCAGGCCTTGAAGTACGCCCCGAACGCATGCGCAAGAACCTCGACATGACCCAGGGGCTGATTGTCGCCGAGGCGGTGATGATGGGCCTGGCACCGGCCCTTGGCCGCCAGGTGGCTCACGACGTGGTATACGCCGCATGCCGCATGGCCAACGATCAAGGAACCAGCCTGCTGGATGCGTTGCTGGCTCAGGGCGAAGCCACCGCACAGCTGGACCTGGTCGAGCTGCAACGTCTCACCGACCCCGCCAATTACCTGGGCCTTGCCCCGCAGATGGTGGACATCGCCCTGGCACGTCCCGGCGCAGTAAAACGCTGA
- a CDS encoding GntR family transcriptional regulator — translation MEGMNPKRYAAVARDLIDEIGHGRYPVGSLLPTEFELCALYQVSRHTVRAAIEQLQGHGMVSRRKRVGTRVEASSPKSGYSQSMASVADLVHVAETHIRDIQDVRHFVADIALAKRLGLEPGGHYFCVSSIKVDDDEGHAPFCWTDVYAEKAYEQIIPDAKAHPDELIAALIGRAFSRHIDVVDQEVRPVQLSADLASCLKAQAGALGLNIIRQYRDEAGALIAVSETVYPSDRFTLVMQMTRDRS, via the coding sequence ATGGAAGGCATGAACCCGAAACGCTATGCAGCAGTGGCTAGGGATTTGATCGACGAAATTGGCCATGGGCGCTATCCCGTCGGCTCTCTACTGCCGACAGAATTCGAACTCTGCGCTCTGTACCAGGTGAGCCGGCATACGGTACGTGCGGCGATCGAGCAGCTACAGGGCCACGGCATGGTGTCCCGGCGTAAACGGGTAGGCACCCGAGTAGAAGCGTCTTCGCCCAAGAGCGGCTATTCCCAGTCGATGGCCTCGGTGGCGGACCTGGTGCATGTGGCAGAAACCCATATCAGGGATATCCAGGATGTTCGCCATTTTGTGGCCGACATCGCGCTAGCCAAGCGCCTGGGGCTGGAGCCCGGAGGACACTATTTCTGTGTTTCAAGCATCAAAGTGGATGATGATGAGGGTCATGCGCCGTTCTGCTGGACGGACGTCTATGCAGAGAAGGCTTACGAGCAGATCATCCCGGATGCGAAAGCTCATCCCGATGAACTGATTGCCGCGCTGATCGGCAGGGCGTTCTCCAGGCATATCGATGTCGTGGATCAAGAGGTTCGGCCGGTGCAATTGTCGGCTGACTTGGCGTCTTGCCTTAAGGCACAAGCAGGTGCGCTTGGCTTAAATATTATTCGTCAGTACCGGGACGAGGCGGGCGCGCTGATTGCGGTCTCTGAAACGGTCTATCCTAGCGACCGTTTCACATTAGTGATGCAGATGACGCGAGATAGAAGCTGA
- a CDS encoding methyl-accepting chemotaxis protein, with protein sequence MAWFRDAKLSSKLIAAFGVCALITLVVGMLGSRGVSQLSDSLRLVFSNNLISVAKTAETKSNAIAQQRDLYSLISATVSDAPQRAKDEILSSLAANRAASEKAFAIYRATPLADDERAAGDKMERDWPDYQAQVQRVVTALQAGDIASARSIMSGDLQRGFSTVMDELTIIVESNNRQIGEGAQDADAMARSATTTLYIGIGIAFLAALLLGMFISRVISRPIALAVTSAERIAQGDLTHVINSVSRDETGQLITALGKMQESLKTTIHQIADASNQLASAAEELNAVTEDGSRGLLRQNDEIQQAATAVTEMTSAVEEVARNAMSASEASASASSQATHGVGQARDAVAAVNSATAEIKSSTTIVEDLAVQVRDIGKVLDVIRGIAEQTNLLALNAAIEAARAGEQGRGFAVVADEVRALAARTQSSTGEIESMIGAVQSRADQAVLAMGKSQSLVTNTQTLAQATGDALEQIAQGIGQINDRNLVIASACEEQAHVAREVDRNLVNIQELSTQTAAGAHQTTASSQDLSRLAGSFNELVKRFKL encoded by the coding sequence ATGGCATGGTTTCGTGATGCGAAATTGTCCAGCAAATTAATCGCTGCATTCGGGGTATGCGCACTCATTACTCTTGTGGTCGGGATGTTGGGCAGCCGAGGTGTCTCTCAGTTATCGGACAGTCTCAGATTGGTGTTTTCCAACAACCTCATTTCTGTCGCGAAAACGGCAGAAACCAAAAGCAACGCAATTGCGCAGCAACGCGATTTGTATAGCCTCATCTCCGCCACCGTCTCCGACGCGCCACAGCGCGCCAAGGACGAGATACTCAGTAGTCTGGCGGCGAACCGCGCAGCCAGCGAAAAGGCATTTGCGATCTACCGTGCGACGCCATTGGCTGATGATGAGCGCGCCGCTGGCGACAAGATGGAGCGGGACTGGCCGGATTATCAGGCTCAGGTGCAACGGGTCGTTACTGCCTTGCAAGCCGGAGACATTGCATCCGCTCGATCTATCATGTCGGGTGATCTGCAACGAGGTTTCAGTACGGTCATGGACGAGCTGACCATCATCGTCGAATCGAACAATCGCCAAATCGGCGAAGGTGCTCAGGACGCTGACGCTATGGCAAGATCAGCGACAACCACGCTGTACATCGGCATCGGCATCGCTTTTCTTGCGGCACTGCTCCTGGGCATGTTCATCAGCAGAGTGATCAGTCGCCCCATCGCTTTGGCCGTTACGAGTGCTGAGCGCATTGCACAGGGCGATCTCACTCACGTCATCAACAGTGTTTCGCGTGATGAAACCGGACAATTGATCACGGCGCTGGGCAAAATGCAGGAAAGTCTGAAAACCACGATCCACCAAATTGCTGACGCATCCAACCAACTGGCTTCTGCTGCTGAGGAGCTCAACGCTGTGACGGAAGACGGCAGCCGAGGGCTGCTGCGCCAAAATGACGAGATTCAGCAGGCAGCTACCGCGGTGACCGAAATGACCTCGGCAGTAGAGGAGGTCGCCCGTAATGCGATGTCAGCGTCCGAGGCGTCTGCGTCAGCCAGTTCGCAAGCCACTCATGGCGTTGGCCAGGCACGTGATGCGGTCGCAGCCGTGAACAGCGCGACTGCAGAAATCAAGTCTTCGACCACCATCGTTGAAGATCTGGCGGTGCAGGTGAGAGATATTGGCAAGGTGCTCGACGTGATTCGTGGCATTGCTGAACAAACCAACCTGTTGGCCCTCAACGCCGCCATCGAGGCTGCCCGAGCAGGGGAGCAAGGTCGTGGTTTCGCCGTAGTCGCTGACGAAGTACGTGCCCTGGCCGCGAGAACACAATCCTCAACAGGCGAAATTGAAAGCATGATTGGCGCGGTGCAATCGAGGGCCGATCAGGCGGTGCTGGCGATGGGCAAGAGCCAGTCCCTGGTGACCAATACGCAAACCCTGGCGCAGGCGACCGGCGACGCCCTCGAACAGATCGCGCAAGGTATAGGTCAGATCAATGACCGCAACCTGGTCATTGCCAGTGCCTGCGAGGAGCAAGCCCACGTGGCTCGTGAGGTTGATCGAAACCTGGTCAACATCCAGGAACTGTCGACACAGACAGCCGCCGGTGCTCACCAGACTACGGCTTCTTCGCAGGATCTCTCCCGGCTGGCCGGCTCCTTCAATGAACTGGTCAAACGCTTCAAGCTGTGA
- a CDS encoding CHASE domain-containing protein: MAQPAVLSCDSLQSPAQASAHLSARNGDVILALVEFVPRFQKRIRTPRLSHSTLAGKMINLSAVCRSYRAISFADGILCAVVLALGMPVTAAVCAITDQLNQAAIKRPFDFAVDERVSRIQRRFVIQTLQLDSLRRFFINADDVTDKEFRWFVTPLINEGESYGWLQRVSEQGLDDLRAKALSDGVSDVSLHERDPATRGRVPIQSRPEHFILLYLVAHDYTDATVSPGMDIVSRPGRLALLQQARRPRRWRCPSRWL, encoded by the coding sequence TTGGCGCAGCCAGCGGTATTGAGCTGCGATTCATTGCAAAGCCCAGCGCAAGCAAGCGCTCACCTATCGGCGCGTAATGGCGATGTAATATTAGCACTGGTAGAATTCGTACCGCGATTCCAGAAGCGTATCCGGACACCGCGTCTGTCTCATTCAACTCTTGCCGGAAAAATGATTAACCTATCGGCGGTGTGTCGTAGCTATCGGGCGATTTCCTTCGCAGATGGCATTTTGTGTGCTGTGGTGTTGGCGCTAGGTATGCCTGTCACTGCCGCTGTTTGTGCGATCACTGACCAGTTAAATCAAGCCGCAATCAAGAGGCCTTTTGATTTTGCGGTGGATGAGCGAGTGAGCCGTATTCAACGGCGCTTTGTCATTCAGACCCTTCAGTTGGACAGCCTCCGACGATTCTTTATCAACGCCGACGATGTGACTGATAAGGAGTTTCGTTGGTTTGTGACGCCGTTAATCAATGAAGGCGAAAGTTACGGATGGCTGCAGCGCGTTTCGGAACAGGGCCTGGACGATCTGCGCGCCAAGGCGCTGTCTGATGGCGTGAGCGATGTTTCATTGCACGAGCGCGACCCTGCAACTCGCGGAAGGGTGCCGATTCAGAGTCGTCCCGAACATTTCATTCTTCTCTATTTGGTCGCGCACGATTACACCGACGCGACCGTTAGCCCAGGTATGGACATTGTTTCGCGTCCTGGTCGCTTGGCTCTTCTGCAACAAGCCCGGCGTCCCAGAAGATGGCGGTGTCCGAGCCGTTGGTTATGA
- a CDS encoding GGDEF domain-containing protein, protein MSEPLVMMNGQTVIFFVAPVFDDELKKTGDDGLRGFALATMQVSFLMEQNIPVSSLEYLNVVLTVNDADQHEKEVYRSREPAVGSQLYAQHKLTFADRSYTLKLSATRNFLRLNDNHLNLYRVAAAGGCLTLLLTLVIYLLISQRARAVSLVEERTGELVRLSTTDYLTDVYNRRYFEQSMARLLIESRDGALALCVVMFDIDHFKRINDCFGHLQGDRVLRQLSQMIRSTTRSSDILCRTGGEEFILICPNTTLGAAGQMAEKLRQTIGAGSFADVGHVTCSFGVVEWQTWESLDHLLSELMMRSMRPRPTGETEWLFTRA, encoded by the coding sequence GTGTCCGAGCCGTTGGTTATGATGAATGGGCAAACCGTTATCTTCTTCGTCGCTCCGGTATTTGACGACGAATTAAAGAAAACGGGTGATGACGGCCTGCGAGGTTTCGCGCTTGCAACGATGCAAGTGAGCTTCTTGATGGAGCAAAATATTCCGGTGTCCAGCTTGGAGTATCTGAACGTTGTACTCACAGTGAACGACGCTGATCAACACGAAAAAGAGGTGTATCGCAGTCGCGAACCGGCGGTAGGTTCGCAACTTTACGCCCAGCATAAGCTGACATTCGCCGACCGTAGTTACACGCTCAAATTGAGTGCGACCAGGAATTTTCTGCGCCTCAACGATAATCATCTAAACCTCTATCGCGTTGCCGCTGCCGGCGGCTGCCTGACGTTGCTGCTGACGCTGGTCATCTACTTACTGATCAGTCAGCGTGCGCGGGCAGTCTCTCTGGTTGAGGAGAGGACGGGAGAGCTCGTGCGACTCAGTACCACGGATTATTTAACCGACGTTTATAACCGCCGTTACTTTGAGCAGTCCATGGCGCGTTTACTGATCGAGTCGAGGGACGGTGCCTTGGCCCTCTGCGTGGTGATGTTTGACATCGATCACTTCAAGAGAATCAACGATTGTTTTGGTCATCTCCAAGGCGATCGAGTGCTCAGGCAACTGAGTCAGATGATTCGCTCAACGACGCGTAGCAGCGATATTCTGTGCCGAACGGGTGGGGAAGAATTCATCTTGATTTGCCCGAACACGACGCTTGGCGCCGCTGGCCAGATGGCGGAAAAACTGAGACAGACTATTGGGGCTGGCTCTTTCGCAGATGTCGGCCACGTGACCTGCAGCTTTGGAGTGGTTGAATGGCAGACGTGGGAGTCGCTTGATCACTTGCTCAGCGAGTTGATGATGCGGTCTATGAGGCCAAGGCCGACGGGCGAGACCGAGTGGTTGTTCACTCGTGCGTAG
- a CDS encoding OprD family porin encodes MELFNRAPKVVAGICGLIIAQQGYAAGLVEDSKLSVLARNFFSNADNRSGAADPNYTQEWGQGFIANFQSGFTQGTVGFGVDAIGMFGVRLDSGKGRHYNPQGTAFNGNVFPTDNGRAVDEFGSLGLTTKAKFSNTVLKYGTLVPMLPVVMSTDRMLQQTFNGGQIESKDLENFTFTLGQLEHVKGRGSSNQMGMSIPGANNAQTGEFVNKFYYGGVDYKATKDLMLQYYYGNLQDFYKQNFLGLKYDMQVGPGTLRTDLRHFDNRSDGANGHDPDFYTFGYNGDGVTKGKVDSRLDSAQFTYLVNGHTFSAGLQQVSGDSDAVWLNQGDGSTAYFMTESMIGKFQRAGETTWQVRYGYDFAKVGIPGLSFLGMYESGSNIRTPTGDKSEWERNLTVSYVVQQGPLKDLSIALRHASLRTGVSTQRDSDEHRVIISYPMNIL; translated from the coding sequence ATGGAGCTTTTCAATCGCGCACCTAAAGTAGTGGCCGGCATTTGCGGCCTGATCATCGCTCAACAAGGGTATGCCGCAGGATTGGTGGAAGACAGCAAGCTCAGCGTGCTGGCCCGCAACTTCTTCAGCAATGCCGACAACCGCAGCGGCGCCGCCGACCCCAACTACACCCAGGAATGGGGTCAGGGCTTCATCGCCAACTTCCAGTCCGGTTTTACCCAAGGCACGGTCGGTTTCGGCGTGGACGCTATCGGCATGTTCGGCGTCCGCTTGGACTCTGGCAAAGGCAGGCACTACAACCCGCAAGGCACGGCGTTCAACGGCAACGTCTTCCCGACCGACAACGGGCGTGCCGTGGATGAGTTCGGCAGCCTGGGCCTGACGACCAAGGCAAAGTTCTCCAACACCGTATTGAAATACGGCACGCTGGTGCCGATGTTGCCGGTGGTGATGTCGACTGACCGGATGCTTCAACAGACGTTCAACGGCGGACAAATCGAGTCCAAGGACCTGGAGAACTTCACGTTCACCCTCGGCCAGTTGGAGCATGTCAAAGGCCGCGGTTCGAGCAACCAGATGGGCATGTCGATTCCCGGTGCAAACAATGCGCAAACCGGCGAGTTCGTGAACAAGTTCTACTACGGCGGCGTGGATTACAAAGCCACCAAAGACCTGATGTTGCAGTACTACTACGGCAACCTGCAGGACTTCTACAAACAGAACTTCCTGGGTCTCAAATACGATATGCAGGTCGGCCCCGGCACACTGCGCACCGATTTGCGGCACTTCGACAACCGCTCCGACGGCGCCAACGGCCATGATCCCGATTTCTACACCTTCGGCTACAACGGCGATGGCGTCACCAAAGGCAAAGTCGACAGCCGCCTGGACAGCGCGCAATTCACCTACCTGGTGAACGGCCATACGTTCTCCGCCGGCCTGCAGCAAGTCAGTGGGGACAGTGATGCGGTCTGGCTGAACCAGGGGGACGGTTCGACAGCCTACTTCATGACGGAATCGATGATCGGCAAATTCCAGCGCGCCGGGGAAACCACTTGGCAGGTTCGGTATGGCTATGACTTTGCGAAAGTCGGAATTCCCGGCCTGAGCTTCCTGGGCATGTACGAAAGCGGCTCGAACATCCGCACCCCCACTGGCGACAAAAGTGAATGGGAACGCAACCTGACAGTGAGCTATGTGGTACAGCAAGGGCCGCTCAAGGACCTGAGCATCGCTCTGCGCCACGCCTCACTGCGTACCGGAGTATCTACACAGCGGGACAGCGATGAGCATCGGGTGATCATCAGCTATCCGATGAACATTCTGTAA
- a CDS encoding CitMHS family transporter: MLSLLGYGMIVTFMALIMTKRLSPLVAMTTVPIVFALLAGFGPDMGNMMIDGLKKVAPTAVMVMFAILYFGVMFDTGLFDPIIRKFIKLINGDPMKAVVFAALLAGLVSLDGDGSTTYMITVTAMLPLFKRLRLEPLSLTCVVILAASVTNLLPWGGPLARAAASLQVDTSELFIPLIPVMVVGFLGVLALAYFIGIRERQRLGKLRLSVSAAATVFDDESDGSLPSMSDENAELRRPKLFWLNASLTVGLMAGLVTEVLPLSILFMVAFSVALVINYPHMNDQRRRISAHAPTALNQIAIFLAAGILAGILSGTGMVNAMSASFLAMLPATWGPYMAPITALASIPGTFFMSNDAFYYGVLPVLAKAAEVYGITHAEIGRASLVGQPVHLLSPLVASTYLLCGLAGVEFSDHQKYTMKWAFALSFLILLACLLLGLFPLAAGV; this comes from the coding sequence ATGCTTTCACTACTCGGCTACGGCATGATCGTGACCTTCATGGCGCTGATCATGACCAAGCGGTTGTCACCCTTGGTAGCCATGACAACAGTTCCGATCGTATTCGCGCTCCTGGCGGGATTTGGCCCGGACATGGGCAATATGATGATCGACGGTCTGAAAAAAGTGGCTCCGACCGCGGTCATGGTGATGTTCGCAATCCTCTACTTCGGCGTGATGTTCGATACGGGTCTGTTCGATCCGATCATTCGCAAGTTCATCAAGTTGATCAACGGCGACCCGATGAAGGCCGTTGTGTTTGCCGCACTGTTGGCCGGTTTGGTATCGCTGGATGGCGACGGTTCCACCACCTACATGATTACCGTCACTGCGATGCTGCCACTGTTCAAGCGTCTACGACTGGAGCCACTATCGCTCACTTGCGTGGTGATTCTTGCAGCGAGTGTGACCAACCTGCTGCCGTGGGGCGGTCCACTGGCGCGTGCCGCGGCGTCCTTGCAGGTCGATACATCCGAACTGTTCATCCCGCTCATTCCCGTCATGGTGGTCGGCTTCCTTGGCGTGCTGGCACTGGCTTACTTCATCGGTATTCGCGAGCGTCAACGCTTGGGCAAACTGCGCTTGTCGGTGAGTGCCGCCGCCACCGTCTTTGATGATGAGTCAGATGGAAGCTTGCCATCCATGTCGGATGAAAATGCCGAGCTGCGTCGCCCAAAACTGTTCTGGTTAAACGCCAGCCTGACAGTGGGATTGATGGCCGGGCTGGTGACGGAGGTGTTACCCCTCTCCATTCTATTCATGGTCGCGTTCTCCGTTGCCCTGGTGATCAACTATCCACACATGAACGATCAGCGTCGCCGCATTTCCGCGCATGCTCCGACCGCTTTGAACCAGATCGCGATCTTCCTGGCAGCCGGTATCCTGGCGGGCATTCTGTCCGGCACCGGCATGGTCAATGCAATGTCGGCGAGCTTCCTGGCCATGCTGCCCGCGACCTGGGGCCCTTACATGGCACCGATCACCGCGCTAGCGAGTATTCCGGGCACGTTCTTTATGTCTAACGACGCCTTCTACTATGGCGTATTGCCGGTCCTCGCCAAGGCTGCCGAGGTGTATGGCATCACTCACGCGGAAATCGGCCGCGCTTCGCTGGTGGGTCAACCAGTCCACTTGCTCAGCCCCCTCGTGGCCTCGACCTACCTGCTCTGTGGCTTGGCCGGCGTGGAGTTCAGCGACCATCAGAAATACACCATGAAATGGGCGTTCGCGCTGAGCTTCCTCATCTTGCTCGCCTGTCTGCTGCTGGGACTGTTCCCATTGGCGGCGGGTGTCTGA
- the phbB gene encoding acetoacetyl-CoA reductase, whose translation MTKKIAFVTAGMGNLGTAVCQRLARDGFTVVAGCGPDSPLKDTWLAQQKALGFTFIASEGNVADWDSCRQAFEQIKKNVGPVDVLINNAGTARNVVFHDMQPNDWTTVIDTNLNSLFNVTKQVIDGMVGRGWGRVINISSVNAQLGHVGQVNYSTAKSAIRGFTRALAREVGPRGVTVNTVSPGYIETAKLKSVTTTEVMDRIIQDIPTRRLGTPEEIASVCAWLASDEAGYANGADFSLNGGLHMS comes from the coding sequence ATGACCAAGAAAATCGCATTTGTGACTGCTGGCATGGGAAACCTCGGCACAGCAGTCTGCCAGCGTCTGGCGCGGGACGGCTTTACCGTCGTCGCGGGCTGCGGGCCTGATTCCCCATTGAAGGACACCTGGCTGGCCCAACAAAAGGCACTTGGCTTTACCTTCATTGCATCGGAAGGAAATGTGGCGGATTGGGACTCCTGCCGCCAAGCCTTCGAGCAAATCAAGAAAAATGTCGGCCCCGTGGATGTTCTCATCAACAACGCCGGCACTGCCCGAAACGTCGTGTTCCATGACATGCAGCCCAACGACTGGACTACTGTCATCGATACCAACCTCAACTCGCTGTTCAACGTGACCAAACAGGTTATCGATGGCATGGTCGGGAGAGGCTGGGGACGGGTCATCAATATCTCGTCGGTAAACGCCCAGCTGGGTCATGTGGGCCAGGTCAACTACTCCACCGCCAAGTCCGCCATCCGGGGCTTCACTCGCGCATTGGCACGAGAAGTCGGGCCTCGCGGCGTCACGGTGAATACGGTGTCCCCTGGCTACATCGAGACAGCCAAGCTCAAGTCCGTCACAACCACCGAAGTCATGGATCGCATCATTCAGGACATTCCGACTCGACGACTCGGAACACCTGAGGAAATTGCCTCCGTGTGCGCCTGGCTTGCATCCGATGAAGCCGGATACGCCAACGGTGCCGACTTCTCGCTCAACGGTGGCCTTCACATGAGTTGA